One window from the genome of Crateriforma spongiae encodes:
- a CDS encoding PAS domain-containing protein codes for MTKADETAIPLRRSADGTLVAIGAAEGSVDSLKEMLAAVDVQCRDTFLVVMNGGTTAVPWDVAALQAVCPIPVALIDGETLVRPGTVYLSPPGCPLRLQALRSVDPVGSDDRANDQCVALVPGDPCDDPINQSFAAVQCMWKGPLVGVLLSGRGNDGVDALAQWADSGHTTMVESPESAAIADKVQRVLDRFQPCEVIPAKEVPSAVCRPAADSFRDSDAEDVDSSDGLSAVVARDIRQVIDDLCEILRKQTDHDFRHYKQSTVMRRIARRMQVRKVANAEAYLDLVQSDRDETDHLFRELLVNVTSFFRDPDVFNVLRDEVTPALVETLGDDTLRVWVPGCASGQEAYSIAIVLAEHRRRHQLDFEIQVFATDIDRKSLAVARQGHYPLSIASEVPGPLLQRYFTKKSDHYEVNKLLRDLCVFTYHDLIADPPFSRIDLISCRNVLIYFGPHLQQKVIPLFHFALRPKGFLLLGTSESLGNHQELFRVVDQRQRISQRRPASADPMPRFMSHSPSSNAISDNNHQPASDSEIDRFAQRIIIDEFSPRWIVINGDGQMVAGSSKLDPYLEIPSGPFRNDAIKLVRTGLRNGLRTAFREASERKDKVVRQDLRIRQTDGIRAVRLTVQPMPSPGDDDHLYMVVFEDMGPLISEHPSRDDDSHALVEQLEQEVDRTRSELELTVQQLESSNEDLTASNEELRSLNEEMQAANEELEASKEEVETTLQQLATAKNDLQALLASSQIAAIFLDGDFVIRSYTEAAKEIYDLLPSDVGRSLLGFRAKVQQMPDIPDVGSLVGKPPTDDLIEADNGRWFVRRVLLHESAATGKPGIVVTFHDVSELHERQRELRERENQLRTITDAIPPMIILVDNDERYRFVNKAYANQFGQDRQAIIGRKVVDVVGPENYETVRPHLLRGLAGETHTVDLQFSGHRFTSDNFYQVNYVPQRDSSGVVDGCHVIVTDITERKRNESALAEGQRKLDLALQAGHLGAWEWDIASDRVTWSRSLYDTLRYRENEFDETLNGFIDLIHPSDRGMARDRIEAALSGAAEQYEVEIRMLRGDGRYVWVFGQAVVMRDAEGNPRAMMGVAADISSRKQRELDLAFHASLQLEFNRLQDPAELMRATTARLADYLGLSRCLLTEVDPDALISTVIHDHQTHPAEFDESAVGQYRISDFHTPDECDRLRHGEQVVLNDVRDGDRDPRLVEHFESLDIRSLVDSSYVDNNGLKFVIAAIKQTPHQWTAYETALLQETCNRLCLRLERAHAEAQLIDREAHLRRVINNQLGLVGVIDAQGILLEVDDRSLAIAGLQRDDVIGKPFASSPWWNYDRNVAEKIEFAVTQALSGQTVRFDIGLFHHSGEPLMIDFMLAPVRNAAGDVEFVIPSGVDISARYRAEQVLREANAKLRVLFDQSYFFTGIVSTDGTLTDINDATLTRYGFGKDEVVGKRLWNLPWWSQQVEVHRQLRQEFHSVLGGQTFHQEFRLFDRNGRPHYIDLVLTPALDEEGEVLFVVLNGSDVTERHEYETSLHDARRMAEQANAAKSEFIANMSHEIRTPMTAILGYADLARQQSDSDELDELLGTIVRNGNFLLDIINDILDLSKIEAGKMEVSRERFSVVHLIEDVRSIMNVRAKEKGLSLDVRYDGKVPEKIESDPRRLKQVLINLVGNAIKFTQEGGVEIAVRHDESDEDLLQIEIEDSGIGMSDEQLQKLFRPFTQGDASVNRQFGGTGLGLTISRRLAGILGGTIEVDSEIEKGSTFVCTVAIGDVDDVSWIDGRDVAQQAVLEEKDDAPPELDCYVLVVDDRRDIRYLSRHLLTRCGATVREAEDGQEAVELVESLMEQGPLPDLILLDMQMPRLDGYQTARRLREMGFDRPIIALTADAMQGDMRKSLQFGCDDYLSKPIDAQALLRTVAKFTGPTPRDNAAE; via the coding sequence ATGACCAAAGCCGACGAAACTGCAATCCCGCTTCGCCGATCGGCCGACGGAACTCTGGTCGCCATCGGCGCGGCGGAAGGCTCGGTTGATTCGTTAAAAGAGATGTTGGCGGCGGTGGATGTGCAGTGCCGCGATACTTTTTTGGTGGTGATGAACGGCGGAACCACCGCCGTTCCTTGGGACGTCGCCGCATTGCAAGCCGTCTGTCCGATTCCTGTGGCGTTGATCGACGGCGAAACCTTGGTTCGCCCCGGCACGGTCTATTTGTCGCCGCCGGGGTGTCCACTGCGTCTGCAGGCGTTGCGATCGGTCGACCCGGTGGGTTCCGACGACCGCGCAAATGACCAATGCGTCGCCTTGGTTCCCGGCGACCCATGTGACGATCCGATCAACCAATCGTTTGCCGCCGTGCAATGCATGTGGAAAGGGCCACTGGTCGGCGTTTTGCTATCCGGGCGTGGCAACGACGGTGTTGATGCATTGGCACAGTGGGCGGATTCCGGGCACACGACGATGGTCGAATCGCCTGAGTCCGCGGCGATCGCCGACAAAGTACAGCGGGTCTTGGATCGGTTCCAACCTTGCGAAGTTATCCCCGCCAAGGAAGTTCCGTCGGCGGTCTGTCGTCCGGCGGCCGACTCTTTTCGCGACAGCGATGCCGAAGACGTGGACTCAAGCGACGGATTGAGTGCGGTCGTGGCCCGCGACATTCGCCAAGTCATCGATGACCTGTGCGAAATTTTGCGCAAGCAGACGGACCACGATTTTCGGCACTACAAACAATCCACCGTGATGCGACGGATCGCGCGTCGCATGCAAGTCCGCAAGGTCGCAAACGCGGAAGCCTATTTGGACTTGGTACAGTCGGATCGAGACGAAACCGACCACTTGTTTCGCGAATTGCTGGTCAACGTGACGTCCTTCTTTCGCGATCCCGACGTGTTCAACGTGCTGCGTGACGAAGTCACTCCGGCACTGGTCGAAACTTTGGGCGACGATACGTTGCGCGTTTGGGTGCCGGGTTGCGCCAGTGGTCAAGAAGCCTACTCCATTGCCATCGTCTTGGCCGAACATCGTCGACGTCACCAGCTGGATTTTGAAATCCAGGTCTTTGCAACGGACATTGACCGCAAATCACTGGCGGTGGCACGTCAGGGACACTATCCGCTGTCGATCGCTTCGGAAGTCCCCGGTCCGCTGCTGCAACGGTACTTCACGAAAAAGTCTGATCATTACGAAGTCAACAAACTGTTGCGTGACCTGTGCGTCTTCACCTATCACGACTTGATTGCAGACCCACCGTTTTCGCGAATTGACTTGATCTCGTGCCGTAACGTGCTGATCTATTTCGGTCCGCATCTGCAGCAAAAGGTCATCCCGCTGTTCCATTTCGCTTTGCGTCCCAAAGGTTTCTTGTTGCTGGGCACCAGCGAAAGTCTGGGCAATCATCAAGAACTTTTTCGCGTCGTAGATCAGCGTCAGCGAATCTCCCAACGTCGCCCGGCTTCGGCTGATCCGATGCCCCGATTCATGTCCCACAGTCCATCGTCCAACGCCATTTCCGACAACAATCATCAGCCGGCATCCGATTCGGAAATCGATCGTTTCGCCCAACGCATCATCATCGACGAATTTTCGCCGCGCTGGATCGTCATCAACGGCGATGGCCAGATGGTCGCCGGTTCATCGAAACTGGATCCGTATTTGGAGATCCCAAGCGGGCCGTTTCGCAACGACGCGATCAAGCTGGTCCGGACGGGATTGCGAAACGGATTGCGGACCGCGTTTCGTGAAGCGTCCGAGCGAAAGGACAAGGTCGTACGCCAGGATCTGCGGATCCGTCAAACCGACGGAATTCGTGCGGTTCGTCTGACGGTCCAGCCCATGCCATCGCCCGGCGACGACGATCATCTGTACATGGTGGTCTTCGAAGACATGGGGCCGCTGATCAGCGAACATCCATCGCGCGACGATGATTCGCATGCCTTGGTCGAACAGTTGGAACAGGAAGTCGACCGCACGCGTTCGGAACTGGAATTGACCGTCCAACAATTGGAATCATCCAACGAAGACCTGACGGCGTCCAATGAAGAACTACGCTCGCTGAACGAGGAAATGCAGGCGGCGAACGAAGAACTGGAAGCTTCGAAGGAAGAAGTTGAAACCACGCTGCAACAACTGGCCACTGCAAAGAACGACCTACAGGCACTTTTGGCCAGTTCGCAAATCGCCGCGATCTTTTTGGATGGTGACTTTGTCATCCGCAGTTATACCGAAGCGGCCAAGGAGATTTACGATCTGCTGCCCAGCGACGTCGGGCGTTCGCTGTTGGGTTTCCGGGCCAAAGTCCAACAGATGCCGGACATTCCGGATGTCGGATCTTTAGTCGGAAAGCCACCCACCGATGATTTGATCGAAGCCGACAACGGCCGGTGGTTTGTGCGTCGCGTGTTGCTGCACGAATCCGCGGCCACCGGAAAGCCCGGCATTGTGGTCACGTTCCATGACGTTTCGGAATTACACGAGCGTCAACGGGAATTGCGTGAACGTGAAAACCAATTGCGGACAATCACCGACGCGATCCCGCCGATGATCATTTTGGTCGACAACGATGAACGCTATCGCTTTGTCAACAAAGCCTATGCGAATCAGTTCGGCCAAGATCGCCAGGCCATCATCGGTCGAAAAGTCGTCGACGTGGTGGGACCGGAGAACTACGAAACGGTCCGCCCCCATCTGCTTCGCGGCTTGGCAGGTGAAACCCACACCGTCGACCTGCAGTTTTCCGGCCATCGATTTACCAGCGACAATTTCTATCAAGTCAACTATGTCCCGCAACGAGACAGTTCCGGCGTCGTCGACGGGTGCCACGTCATCGTTACCGACATCACCGAACGCAAACGCAATGAATCGGCGCTTGCCGAAGGTCAGCGGAAACTGGACCTGGCGTTGCAGGCCGGCCATCTGGGAGCTTGGGAATGGGACATCGCTAGCGATCGAGTGACGTGGTCTCGATCGCTGTATGACACGTTGCGATATCGCGAGAACGAGTTTGATGAAACGCTGAACGGTTTCATCGACTTGATTCATCCAAGTGATCGTGGAATGGCACGCGATCGGATCGAAGCCGCATTGTCGGGTGCAGCGGAACAGTACGAAGTTGAAATCCGTATGCTGCGCGGTGACGGACGATACGTTTGGGTGTTCGGCCAAGCGGTCGTGATGCGTGACGCCGAAGGCAATCCCCGCGCGATGATGGGCGTGGCAGCGGACATTAGCAGCCGGAAACAGCGCGAATTGGACTTGGCGTTTCACGCTTCTCTGCAATTGGAATTCAATCGTCTACAAGATCCGGCCGAATTGATGCGTGCAACCACCGCCCGCTTGGCGGATTACCTCGGGCTGTCACGATGCTTATTGACCGAAGTGGACCCGGACGCTTTGATCAGCACGGTGATCCACGACCACCAGACGCACCCGGCGGAGTTCGACGAATCTGCCGTCGGCCAGTACCGCATCTCTGACTTTCACACACCGGATGAATGCGATCGATTGCGTCATGGCGAACAAGTGGTTCTGAACGACGTCCGCGACGGCGATCGTGACCCCCGCTTGGTTGAACACTTTGAATCGCTGGACATCCGATCGCTGGTGGATTCGTCCTATGTCGATAACAACGGTTTGAAGTTCGTCATCGCCGCGATCAAACAGACGCCCCATCAATGGACCGCCTACGAAACGGCCTTGTTGCAAGAAACTTGCAACCGATTGTGTTTGCGACTGGAACGTGCACACGCCGAAGCCCAACTGATCGATCGCGAAGCTCATTTGCGTCGTGTCATCAACAACCAGTTGGGACTGGTCGGTGTGATCGACGCACAAGGCATTTTATTGGAGGTCGATGATCGTTCATTGGCCATCGCCGGTCTGCAACGTGATGACGTGATCGGCAAACCGTTCGCTTCGTCACCCTGGTGGAACTACGACCGCAACGTTGCCGAAAAGATCGAATTTGCCGTCACGCAGGCGCTTTCCGGGCAAACGGTACGCTTCGATATCGGACTGTTCCACCACAGCGGCGAACCACTGATGATCGACTTCATGTTGGCCCCGGTCCGCAATGCCGCGGGAGACGTCGAATTTGTGATTCCGTCCGGTGTGGACATCAGCGCGCGCTACCGTGCCGAACAGGTGCTAAGAGAAGCCAACGCGAAACTGCGAGTACTGTTTGATCAATCGTACTTCTTTACCGGGATCGTCAGCACCGACGGCACGCTGACCGACATCAACGATGCGACACTGACACGTTACGGATTTGGGAAAGACGAAGTCGTCGGAAAACGATTGTGGAACCTGCCCTGGTGGTCTCAGCAAGTCGAAGTCCACCGACAGTTGCGTCAAGAATTCCACAGCGTGTTGGGCGGACAAACCTTTCACCAGGAATTTCGGCTGTTCGATCGAAACGGTCGACCGCATTACATCGACCTGGTTTTGACGCCCGCGTTGGACGAAGAAGGCGAAGTCTTGTTTGTCGTGCTTAACGGCAGCGACGTGACCGAACGTCATGAGTACGAAACGTCGCTGCACGACGCACGTCGCATGGCCGAACAGGCCAACGCCGCCAAGAGCGAATTCATTGCCAACATGAGCCACGAGATCCGCACTCCCATGACGGCGATCTTGGGTTACGCCGACCTGGCACGCCAGCAATCCGATAGCGATGAACTGGATGAATTGCTGGGCACGATTGTTCGCAATGGCAACTTTCTGTTGGACATCATCAACGACATTCTTGACCTGTCGAAGATCGAAGCCGGCAAGATGGAAGTCAGCCGTGAGAGGTTCTCCGTCGTGCATTTGATCGAAGACGTGCGTTCGATCATGAACGTTCGCGCCAAAGAAAAAGGGCTGTCGCTGGACGTCCGCTATGACGGCAAAGTTCCCGAGAAGATCGAATCGGATCCAAGGCGATTGAAACAAGTGCTGATCAATCTGGTCGGCAACGCGATCAAGTTCACTCAAGAAGGCGGCGTCGAAATCGCCGTCAGGCACGACGAATCCGACGAAGATCTGCTGCAGATCGAAATCGAGGATTCGGGAATCGGGATGTCCGATGAACAGCTTCAGAAACTGTTTCGGCCGTTTACTCAAGGCGACGCGTCGGTCAATCGCCAATTCGGTGGGACCGGACTGGGACTGACCATCAGCCGCCGATTGGCCGGGATCCTGGGCGGCACGATCGAAGTCGATTCGGAGATCGAAAAAGGCAGCACGTTTGTGTGCACCGTTGCGATCGGCGACGTCGACGATGTCTCGTGGATCGATGGTCGCGACGTCGCCCAACAAGCGGTGTTGGAAGAAAAGGACGACGCGCCGCCAGAATTGGATTGCTATGTCTTGGTCGTCGACGATCGTCGCGACATTCGATACCTCAGCCGGCATTTGCTGACTCGGTGCGGCGCAACCGTCCGCGAAGCCGAAGACGGCCAGGAGGCTGTGGAATTGGTCGAATCGTTGATGGAACAGGGGCCGCTGCCCGATTTGATCTTGTTGGACATGCAGATGCCGCGTCTGGACGGATATCAAACCGCACGACGGTTGCGGGAAATGGGATTCGATCGGCCCATCATCGCACTGACCGCCGACGCAATGCAGGGTGACATGCGAAAGTCGTTGCAATTCGGGTGCGATGACTATTTAAGCAAACCGATCGACGCACAAGCGCTGCTGCGTACCGTGGCAAAGTTCACCGGACCGACGCCCCGAGACAATGCCGCCGAATGA
- a CDS encoding substrate-binding domain-containing protein yields the protein MAFCGYPGVGFSDQRGDAFVQYVADRGLCAEQFMPSHRSPNFGDTVARETDAEFGERGLDSWISKLAKPVAVFACNDVRARQVLAACGRTGLRVPDDVAVLGVDNDEVICDLSFPPLSSIMPNTWRIGHEGASRLDQMLSGNPITEKRVLIPPEGVQVRRSSDVVAVEDPDVAAALSHIRDHACEGISVSDVARWLAISRTTLDRRFLSILQRSPKSEIDRVRIQRAKQLLELTEYKLATVAEMTGYASAPQFLTAFKRLTGITPGEHRKRHLRSPESFQ from the coding sequence CTGGCGTTCTGCGGGTATCCGGGCGTTGGCTTCTCTGACCAGCGTGGTGATGCCTTTGTACAGTATGTTGCCGACCGAGGTCTTTGTGCGGAGCAGTTCATGCCATCCCACCGCTCACCCAATTTCGGCGACACGGTGGCGCGAGAAACTGACGCCGAATTCGGCGAGCGCGGTTTAGACAGTTGGATTTCCAAACTCGCGAAACCGGTTGCGGTGTTCGCATGCAACGACGTTCGCGCGCGCCAGGTGCTTGCCGCATGTGGACGAACTGGCCTTCGCGTGCCCGACGATGTTGCGGTACTCGGAGTTGACAACGACGAAGTGATTTGTGACCTGTCGTTTCCACCGCTAAGCAGCATCATGCCCAACACTTGGAGAATCGGTCACGAGGGGGCATCGCGACTGGACCAGATGCTTTCCGGGAATCCGATTACGGAGAAGCGAGTGTTGATACCGCCTGAAGGCGTTCAAGTGCGGCGATCTTCCGACGTGGTCGCCGTTGAAGACCCCGACGTTGCTGCCGCCCTAAGCCACATTCGTGATCATGCGTGCGAGGGCATTTCCGTTAGCGACGTTGCCCGATGGCTGGCGATCAGCCGCACGACGCTGGATCGCCGGTTTCTTAGTATCCTTCAACGCAGCCCAAAGAGCGAAATTGATCGCGTGCGAATTCAACGGGCAAAGCAACTGCTGGAGCTGACCGAATACAAGCTCGCGACGGTTGCGGAAATGACCGGTTACGCGTCGGCTCCTCAGTTCCTGACAGCATTCAAGCGTTTGACGGGCATCACGCCAGGCGAGCATCGCAAGCGTCATTTAAGATCACCTGAATCGTTTCAGTAG
- a CDS encoding alpha/beta hydrolase, whose product MSSTLRLFVAHFVLLSFFFSAGICDAADDPAGSSDQTESSRGDDLVHQYFAEQTRQIRDRCLSDVQALDDWTQHRELYRSQLLDMLGLNPMPPRGDLQTTVTGQVQREGVVVEKIHFQSLPGLYVTGNLYRPAKVDEPLPAILYVCGHGKVVEDGVSYGNKVHYQHHGAWFARNGYVCLVIDTIQLGEIEGTHHGTYRKGMWWWNNRGYTPAGVEAWNCLRAIDLLQSRDDVDSERIGVTGRSGGGVYSWWSAAIDPRIKVAVPVAGITNMKNHVVDGCVSGHCDCMYMVNTHRWDFAKVAALVAPRPLLISNTDRDSIFPLDGVVDLHSQVRQIYALYDAEPNLGLQITSGPHQDTQELRVHAFRWFNKYLRDDESLIESVARPLFTPQELKVFDRLPGDQRVTTIHETFVPPASADQTIDGPDDVSKKVRKLLELTFAGWPDDGDKPAPLTSLRTVQHSGVEVDFLEYHSQSPYRLPMVLVRPTDQNRGTESSVDVHVLDEDGWQSTFGDFDWYRINQTTATDLVKALPDAWADSKQSIRKQPTLFVAPRGVGPTQWTRDERPRTHIRRRFMLLGQTAAGMQVYDVIRALRSVQNMDRLSALTGPTVVHGQGDAAFWVLWASLFVDGIDELHLRDLPSSNRQAPDLLNVSRVVQLPHVIDMARQRIGNVHVSRQ is encoded by the coding sequence ATGTCGTCGACGCTTCGTTTGTTTGTTGCGCACTTTGTGCTGCTGTCGTTTTTCTTTTCAGCGGGAATCTGCGATGCCGCGGATGATCCGGCGGGATCGTCGGATCAGACCGAATCATCTCGCGGGGATGACTTGGTACACCAGTACTTCGCCGAACAGACCAGGCAGATCCGTGATCGATGTTTGTCCGATGTCCAAGCGCTGGACGATTGGACTCAGCATCGTGAACTCTATCGGTCACAATTGCTGGACATGCTGGGGCTGAATCCCATGCCGCCCCGTGGCGATCTTCAAACCACGGTGACGGGCCAGGTTCAGCGCGAAGGCGTCGTGGTTGAAAAGATTCATTTCCAGTCTTTGCCAGGACTATATGTCACCGGAAACCTCTACCGTCCGGCCAAAGTGGACGAACCCCTGCCCGCCATTTTGTACGTGTGTGGCCACGGAAAAGTCGTCGAAGACGGTGTCAGCTATGGCAACAAGGTTCACTACCAACATCACGGTGCTTGGTTCGCACGCAACGGCTATGTGTGCCTGGTCATCGATACGATTCAGTTGGGCGAAATCGAAGGCACCCATCATGGCACGTATCGCAAGGGTATGTGGTGGTGGAACAATCGCGGGTACACGCCCGCCGGCGTCGAAGCTTGGAACTGTCTGCGCGCGATCGACTTGCTGCAATCACGCGACGACGTGGACTCCGAACGTATCGGCGTGACCGGGCGCAGCGGCGGTGGCGTTTACTCGTGGTGGTCCGCGGCGATCGACCCACGTATCAAGGTCGCAGTCCCCGTCGCCGGTATCACGAACATGAAGAATCACGTGGTGGACGGTTGTGTCAGCGGCCACTGTGACTGCATGTACATGGTCAACACACACCGTTGGGATTTCGCCAAGGTCGCGGCGTTGGTGGCTCCGCGGCCGCTGTTGATCTCCAATACCGATCGCGACAGTATCTTTCCGCTCGACGGCGTCGTCGATTTGCATTCTCAGGTCAGGCAGATCTACGCGTTGTACGACGCCGAACCGAATCTGGGTTTGCAAATCACATCGGGGCCGCACCAGGACACTCAAGAATTACGTGTCCACGCGTTTCGCTGGTTCAACAAGTATTTACGCGATGATGAATCGTTGATCGAATCGGTTGCCCGTCCATTGTTCACGCCCCAGGAATTGAAAGTCTTCGATCGTCTTCCAGGTGATCAACGAGTGACGACGATCCATGAGACCTTTGTCCCACCGGCGTCCGCGGACCAGACCATTGATGGTCCCGATGATGTATCGAAAAAGGTTCGAAAGCTTCTTGAGCTGACCTTCGCGGGATGGCCGGACGATGGTGACAAACCCGCACCGCTTACGTCGCTGCGAACGGTTCAGCATTCTGGGGTCGAAGTCGACTTTCTGGAATATCACAGCCAGTCGCCGTATCGTTTGCCGATGGTCTTGGTACGTCCCACCGATCAGAATCGCGGGACCGAATCGTCGGTCGATGTTCACGTTTTGGATGAAGACGGCTGGCAAAGCACGTTCGGTGATTTCGACTGGTACCGGATCAACCAGACCACTGCCACCGACCTGGTCAAAGCACTTCCGGATGCTTGGGCCGATTCAAAGCAGTCAATACGGAAGCAGCCCACTCTGTTTGTGGCGCCGCGTGGCGTGGGGCCGACACAGTGGACACGTGACGAACGTCCGCGGACGCACATCCGTCGACGTTTCATGTTGCTGGGTCAGACCGCCGCGGGGATGCAAGTCTATGATGTGATTCGTGCACTCCGGTCCGTGCAAAACATGGACAGACTCTCGGCGTTGACGGGGCCCACCGTCGTTCACGGCCAAGGCGATGCCGCTTTCTGGGTGCTGTGGGCGTCTCTGTTTGTCGATGGCATCGACGAACTTCATCTCCGCGATTTGCCTTCATCCAATCGCCAGGCACCCGATCTATTGAACGTTAGCCGGGTCGTCCAATTGCCTCACGTGATCGATATGGCACGACAGCGAATCGGAAACGTGCACGTCAGCCGGCAATGA
- a CDS encoding glycoside hydrolase family protein, which translates to MYSESAGTRKTLGDVDVLYHDGIYHLFHLVLPNHDFIAHAVSNNCLQWRRVENALFLGDPGGWDDSMLWTIHVTPDPHKPGSWRMFYTGLSRRDQGSKQRIGMAVSDDLYHWTKAPVNWKDRRSPLPYELPGRPPQPPFSYNPDSCFPLDPDPQYYESDVCEGRHWISWRDPFFYQDDEHRWLLAAGRIKDGPVVRRGCVARMEEVAPNQFEARPPLYHPGLYDDVEVPNLIKIDGEYYLIGSLREDAKIRYWHTRDVDAPWRSYADNVLLASGNYAGRVCADDEGYLLFSFFTPGGVDRVTFNLMPPPKRLVRRSTGHLEVRSFERFDEFVDGTIDTTQLQPLDLGRESNVECRQSGGLMCECLSGFQGFVLPQNVSCFRLDAELEMLDSGKCGILFRIDRDTRDGYYLSLDLFKGVAQFRSWGSNGEGSGEEMMRFDSLQSGYWQNETPGKAKVRLLAFGSYLEFSIGDKVILSLADKAFSKGAAGFYIESGQLLVDHLHVDKLTPPLQTDEHLANG; encoded by the coding sequence ATGTACTCGGAATCTGCTGGAACCCGCAAAACACTTGGTGATGTCGATGTTCTTTACCACGACGGTATTTATCACCTGTTTCATTTGGTGCTTCCCAACCACGACTTTATCGCTCACGCGGTCAGCAATAATTGTCTGCAATGGCGACGCGTCGAAAATGCGTTGTTCCTGGGCGACCCGGGCGGTTGGGACGATTCGATGTTGTGGACGATTCACGTCACACCCGATCCGCACAAACCGGGTTCGTGGCGGATGTTCTACACCGGTCTGTCACGACGCGATCAGGGATCCAAGCAACGCATCGGGATGGCCGTCAGTGATGATTTGTATCACTGGACCAAGGCGCCGGTGAATTGGAAAGATCGTCGCAGCCCCCTGCCGTATGAATTGCCGGGCCGTCCACCCCAGCCACCGTTTTCCTACAATCCGGACAGTTGTTTCCCGCTGGACCCCGACCCGCAGTATTACGAAAGCGATGTTTGCGAAGGCCGTCACTGGATTTCATGGCGGGATCCGTTCTTTTATCAAGACGACGAACACCGATGGTTGTTGGCCGCCGGCCGAATCAAAGATGGACCGGTGGTCCGCCGCGGTTGCGTGGCGCGGATGGAAGAGGTCGCACCGAATCAATTTGAGGCTCGACCGCCGCTGTACCATCCGGGGCTGTACGACGACGTCGAAGTTCCGAATTTGATCAAAATCGACGGCGAATACTACCTAATCGGCAGCCTTCGCGAAGACGCCAAAATTCGATACTGGCACACGCGCGACGTCGACGCACCATGGCGCAGCTATGCCGATAACGTCTTGTTGGCCTCGGGAAATTATGCCGGACGCGTCTGTGCCGACGATGAAGGCTATTTGTTATTCAGCTTCTTTACGCCCGGCGGCGTGGACCGGGTGACGTTCAACTTGATGCCGCCGCCGAAGCGGTTGGTGCGGCGTTCGACCGGGCATTTGGAAGTTCGGTCCTTTGAACGCTTTGACGAATTCGTTGACGGCACGATCGATACAACACAGCTGCAGCCACTGGATTTGGGGCGTGAATCGAACGTCGAATGTCGCCAGTCCGGTGGGCTGATGTGCGAATGCTTGTCAGGCTTTCAAGGTTTTGTCTTGCCGCAAAACGTCAGCTGCTTCCGTTTGGATGCGGAACTGGAAATGCTGGACAGCGGAAAGTGCGGGATCCTGTTTCGAATTGATCGAGACACCCGCGACGGATACTACTTGTCGTTAGATCTGTTCAAAGGCGTCGCCCAGTTTCGATCGTGGGGGAGCAACGGCGAAGGCAGCGGCGAGGAGATGATGCGTTTCGATTCGCTGCAAAGCGGGTACTGGCAAAACGAAACGCCGGGCAAAGCAAAGGTGCGGCTGTTGGCCTTTGGCAGCTATTTGGAGTTCAGCATCGGCGACAAAGTCATTCTGTCGTTGGCCGACAAGGCGTTTTCGAAGGGTGCCGCCGGCTTCTATATCGAAAGTGGACAATTGTTGGTCGACCATCTGCACGTGGACAAACTAACGCCACCGCTGCAGACCGATGAACATCTGGCCAACGGTTAG
- a CDS encoding TM2 domain-containing protein: MPPTETHSIVIGYVVWLFGFFGAHRFYYGKQISGTIWFFTLGLCGIGWLIDLLLIPGMDRRATMRFATGPFDYTVAWILLTFLGVFGVHRFYLGKWVTGAIYLLTGGLLGIGWLYDLWTLNEQVDSANRRF; the protein is encoded by the coding sequence ATGCCGCCCACCGAAACGCATTCGATCGTGATCGGGTACGTCGTTTGGCTGTTCGGCTTTTTTGGTGCCCACCGTTTTTACTATGGCAAACAGATCTCCGGCACGATCTGGTTCTTCACGCTGGGATTGTGTGGAATCGGCTGGCTGATCGATCTGTTGTTGATTCCTGGGATGGACCGTCGCGCAACAATGCGATTCGCGACCGGACCGTTTGACTACACGGTTGCGTGGATTCTGCTGACCTTCTTGGGGGTGTTCGGCGTCCACCGTTTCTATCTGGGCAAATGGGTCACGGGTGCCATCTATCTGTTGACCGGTGGCTTGCTGGGAATCGGTTGGCTGTACGACCTGTGGACATTGAACGAACAAGTCGATTCGGCGAACCGACGCTTTTGA